The Archangium lipolyticum genome window below encodes:
- a CDS encoding DNA polymerase domain-containing protein, translated as MEDEWLWGWDPTPGIVSVWAEPDGRAFVWRRLPETGALVREDVRFRPWLLLASLDDLTHLGERLRPESQGPAPRCVTYQELEGPGALRYVVRADDGRALAAAVLQGAARRLGRQLGHVRELGESAVLSLPPEEQYLMASGRTYFRDLGFDDLRRMQFDLETTGLDPGRDRIFLVAIREPDGRTDVLEAHGDGDAAEAELLQRLVARVRAIDPDVIENHNLHGFDLPFVARRARVLRVPLALGRAGLPGLRQRPASRGASLGGGSMGRTPDPMRRMRYTLPGRELIDTLDAVLRHDFSARDLPGHGLKAVARHFGLAGPEREHIPGARVYEVYRKDPERVRRYARDDVTEAAGLARLLGGAAFALARMAPRRYERLADAGPATGVLDPLLVRAYVRSGAALPAHEEGDGTSHSGAALHLFATGVARHVVKADVASLYPSLMREYRIGPRRDRLGVLLALVDRLVDHRLAAKARARSAAPGSPERHTNEALSAAMKIVVNSAYGYLGAVGLTRFADVHAANEVTRRGREVLGLLCRELARRGVTLLEADTDGVYFAVPDDWREADERRVVSEVAALLPSRVRLEFDGRYAAMLSHEPKNYVLQSYEGELILRGVAFRSSRAEPFGEEFLRRALRCLLAGDIPGVQDAYVATVAALRRRAIPTLDVAAHVRLKKTPSEYHAVRERRRELPYEAVLASGRTHWAAGEQVRVYRAVRGRAGLLPDPDAGDDGSARLGSREDSKGGAVADPRDYDVDYYVRLLRETFAARLVRALTPEDFAAVFADPGQPSLFAPSLANARPILTVLPEPSSGHGE; from the coding sequence ATGGAGGACGAATGGCTCTGGGGGTGGGATCCCACGCCGGGCATCGTCTCGGTGTGGGCGGAGCCCGATGGCCGCGCGTTCGTCTGGCGGCGGCTCCCCGAGACCGGCGCGCTCGTGCGGGAGGACGTGCGCTTCCGCCCCTGGTTGCTGCTCGCGTCATTGGACGACCTGACGCACCTCGGGGAGAGGCTTCGGCCTGAGTCCCAGGGGCCCGCGCCGCGCTGTGTGACCTACCAGGAGCTCGAGGGGCCCGGTGCGCTTCGCTACGTGGTCCGCGCGGACGATGGGCGCGCCCTGGCCGCTGCCGTGCTCCAGGGTGCCGCACGGCGACTCGGCCGCCAGCTCGGGCACGTGCGTGAGCTGGGTGAGAGCGCGGTGCTCTCGCTTCCCCCGGAGGAGCAGTACCTCATGGCCTCGGGGCGCACGTATTTTCGCGATCTCGGGTTCGACGACCTGCGCCGCATGCAGTTCGACCTCGAGACCACCGGGCTCGATCCCGGCCGCGACCGGATCTTCCTCGTGGCCATCCGAGAGCCCGATGGCCGGACCGACGTCCTCGAGGCGCACGGCGATGGCGATGCCGCCGAGGCCGAGCTCCTCCAGCGTCTGGTCGCGCGTGTCCGTGCCATCGATCCGGATGTGATCGAGAACCACAACCTGCACGGCTTCGACCTGCCGTTCGTTGCCCGCCGTGCACGGGTGCTCCGCGTGCCGCTCGCATTGGGGCGCGCCGGCCTGCCCGGGCTGCGGCAGCGCCCCGCCTCTCGAGGGGCCTCGCTCGGAGGTGGCTCGATGGGGCGCACCCCCGACCCGATGCGCCGCATGCGGTACACGCTTCCCGGCCGCGAGCTGATCGACACCCTGGACGCAGTGCTTCGGCACGATTTCTCTGCCCGGGATCTGCCGGGCCACGGGCTCAAGGCCGTCGCGCGGCACTTCGGTCTCGCGGGTCCCGAGCGTGAGCACATTCCGGGTGCCCGCGTGTACGAGGTCTACCGAAAGGATCCCGAGCGCGTGCGGCGCTACGCTCGCGACGACGTGACGGAAGCCGCCGGCCTCGCGCGCCTTCTCGGCGGGGCGGCCTTCGCGCTCGCTCGCATGGCACCGCGTCGCTACGAGCGCCTCGCCGACGCGGGTCCCGCCACCGGCGTGCTCGACCCGCTCCTCGTGCGCGCCTACGTCCGATCTGGGGCCGCGCTGCCCGCTCACGAAGAAGGGGATGGCACGTCGCACAGTGGGGCGGCGCTGCATCTGTTCGCCACGGGGGTGGCGCGGCACGTCGTGAAGGCCGATGTCGCGAGCCTGTATCCCTCGTTGATGCGCGAGTACCGGATCGGGCCTCGGCGGGACCGGCTGGGCGTGCTGCTCGCGCTGGTGGACCGGCTCGTGGATCATCGGCTGGCGGCCAAGGCACGGGCGCGTTCCGCGGCACCCGGGTCACCGGAGCGGCACACGAACGAGGCGCTCTCCGCGGCGATGAAGATCGTCGTCAACTCGGCGTACGGGTACCTCGGCGCGGTGGGACTCACGCGCTTCGCGGACGTGCACGCCGCCAACGAGGTGACGCGGCGCGGGCGCGAGGTGCTGGGGCTGCTGTGCCGCGAGCTGGCCCGGCGGGGCGTCACGTTGCTGGAGGCCGACACAGATGGCGTGTACTTCGCCGTCCCGGACGACTGGCGCGAGGCCGACGAGCGCCGGGTGGTCTCCGAGGTCGCGGCGCTGCTGCCTTCCCGGGTCCGCCTCGAGTTCGATGGACGCTACGCCGCGATGCTCTCGCACGAGCCGAAGAACTACGTGCTGCAGTCCTACGAGGGAGAGCTCATCCTGCGTGGCGTGGCGTTCCGCTCCAGCCGGGCGGAGCCCTTCGGCGAGGAGTTCCTGCGCCGGGCGCTGCGCTGCCTTCTCGCGGGTGACATTCCGGGCGTTCAGGATGCCTATGTCGCGACGGTGGCCGCGTTGCGCCGGCGGGCCATCCCGACGCTCGACGTGGCGGCACATGTCCGGCTGAAGAAGACTCCGTCGGAGTACCACGCCGTGCGCGAGCGCAGGCGCGAGCTGCCCTATGAGGCCGTGCTGGCGAGCGGGCGAACACACTGGGCCGCCGGCGAGCAGGTCCGGGTCTATCGCGCGGTGCGGGGGAGGGCAGGGCTGCTGCCCGATCCGGACGCCGGGGACGATGGCAGCGCCCGGCTCGGTTCGCGGGAGGACTCCAAGGGTGGAGCCGTGGCCGATCCGAGGGACTACGACGTCGACTACTATGTCCGGCTGTTGCGCGAGACGTTCGCGGCCCGTCTGGTGCGCGCGCTGACGCCCGAGGACTTCGCGGCGGTGTTCGCCGATCCCGGGCAGCCCTCCCTCTTCGCTCCGTCACTGGCGAATGCGCGCCCCATTCTCACCGTGTTGCCCGAGCCGTCTTCCGGGCACGGCGAATGA
- a CDS encoding TetR/AcrR family transcriptional regulator, translating into MPSSSVANRRYRGSSAEERRAQRREQFLGAAIQVYGEQGYRNATVKAVCEAAGLTERYFYESFSNSEELLVASFQAVMQVLLGELEKARAETPGGPVERARAMLGAYYEALKRSPQSARVFLVEISGVSPAVDQALDTSRRALGELIARTLDPDGESRAAGEPLLRAGVVGGVIHIALIWIASGYSQPIPEVVDAAVRICLVLRG; encoded by the coding sequence ATGCCTTCCTCTTCCGTGGCCAACCGACGCTATCGCGGCTCCTCGGCCGAGGAGCGTCGAGCGCAGCGGCGTGAGCAGTTCCTCGGTGCGGCCATCCAGGTCTATGGCGAGCAGGGCTATCGCAACGCGACGGTGAAGGCCGTCTGCGAGGCGGCCGGGCTGACCGAGCGCTATTTCTACGAGTCGTTCTCCAACAGCGAGGAGCTGCTCGTCGCCTCGTTCCAGGCCGTGATGCAGGTCCTCCTGGGTGAGTTGGAGAAGGCCCGCGCGGAGACTCCGGGGGGCCCCGTCGAGCGGGCTCGCGCGATGCTCGGCGCCTATTACGAGGCGCTCAAGCGCAGTCCCCAGTCGGCGCGAGTGTTCCTCGTCGAGATCTCCGGCGTGAGCCCCGCGGTCGACCAGGCCCTCGATACATCCCGCCGGGCCCTCGGCGAGCTGATCGCGCGGACGCTCGATCCGGATGGGGAGAGCCGCGCGGCGGGCGAACCGCTGTTGCGCGCGGGCGTGGTCGGCGGTGTCATCCACATCGCCTTGATTTGGATCGCGAGCGGCTATTCGCAACCGATTCCCGAGGTCGTCGACGCCGCCGTGCGCATCTGCCTCGTTCTCAGAGGGTGA
- a CDS encoding flavin-containing monooxygenase, translated as MADGTVPDQQTSGGSAARTEPPTEHFDVLIIGAGLSGIGAAYHLQTNCPGRTYAILEGREAIGGTWDLFRYPGIRSDSDMYTLGYSFRPWTDPKAIADGPSILRYVRETARDHGIDQHIRFRHHVKRAAWSSEEARWTVEAERGPEKERVRISCNFLLMCSGYYNYAEGYRPEFPGEARFQGTIVHPQFWPEDLDYKGKRVVVIGSGATAVTLVPEMARTAAHVTMLQRSPTYVVSRPAQDVIANVLRRFLPAKLAYGITRWKNVMLGMLFYILSRKRPERVKEYIVGLVREHLGPDYDVATHFTPGYKPWDQRVCLVPDANLFDAVKQGHASVVTDQIETFTEKGIKLRSGKELEADVVATATGLKLQLLSDIEFSIDGERRDLSKTLCYKGMMFSEVPNLAYLFGYTNASWTLKVDLTAGYVCRLLNHMAKHGDTTCMPRHDPTVEELPFLDLASGYVQRAFDQMPKQGSKRPWRLYQNYVLDLFTLRFGNVDDGTMRFSRAPKPVTTGRPQLEAANTFEAA; from the coding sequence ATGGCTGACGGGACAGTACCCGACCAACAGACGTCTGGCGGCTCGGCCGCGAGGACGGAACCCCCGACGGAGCACTTCGACGTGCTCATCATCGGCGCGGGCCTGTCCGGCATCGGCGCGGCGTACCACCTGCAGACGAACTGCCCGGGCAGGACCTACGCCATCCTCGAGGGCCGCGAAGCCATTGGCGGGACATGGGATCTGTTCCGCTATCCGGGCATCCGCTCGGACTCGGACATGTACACGCTGGGCTACTCGTTCCGGCCGTGGACCGACCCGAAAGCGATCGCCGACGGGCCGTCGATCCTGCGCTACGTGCGTGAGACCGCGCGCGATCATGGAATCGACCAGCACATCCGCTTCCGCCACCACGTCAAACGAGCTGCCTGGTCCTCGGAGGAGGCGCGCTGGACGGTCGAGGCCGAGCGCGGGCCCGAGAAGGAGCGCGTCCGCATCAGCTGCAACTTCCTGCTCATGTGCAGCGGGTACTACAACTACGCCGAGGGCTACCGGCCTGAGTTCCCCGGTGAGGCGCGCTTCCAAGGCACCATCGTCCATCCGCAGTTCTGGCCGGAGGACCTGGACTACAAGGGCAAGCGCGTCGTCGTGATCGGCAGCGGCGCGACCGCCGTCACCCTCGTCCCCGAGATGGCCAGGACGGCCGCGCACGTCACCATGCTGCAGCGCTCGCCGACCTATGTCGTCTCGCGCCCGGCCCAGGATGTCATCGCCAACGTGTTGCGCCGCTTCCTGCCGGCGAAGCTCGCCTATGGAATCACGCGGTGGAAGAACGTGATGCTCGGCATGCTCTTCTACATTCTGTCGCGGAAGAGGCCCGAGCGGGTGAAGGAGTACATCGTTGGACTGGTGCGGGAGCACCTCGGTCCCGACTATGACGTCGCGACCCACTTCACGCCGGGCTACAAGCCGTGGGACCAGCGCGTCTGCCTCGTTCCCGACGCCAACCTGTTCGATGCGGTCAAGCAGGGCCACGCCTCGGTCGTCACCGATCAGATCGAGACGTTCACCGAGAAGGGAATCAAGCTCCGCTCGGGCAAGGAGCTCGAGGCGGACGTCGTCGCGACCGCCACGGGACTCAAGCTGCAACTGCTGAGTGACATCGAGTTCAGCATCGACGGCGAGCGGCGCGACCTGTCGAAGACCCTCTGCTACAAGGGCATGATGTTCAGCGAGGTGCCGAACCTCGCCTACTTGTTCGGCTACACCAACGCGTCGTGGACGCTGAAGGTGGACCTCACCGCCGGCTATGTCTGCCGGCTGCTCAACCACATGGCGAAGCACGGCGACACGACCTGCATGCCGCGTCACGATCCCACGGTCGAGGAGCTGCCGTTCCTCGACCTGGCGTCGGGCTACGTCCAGCGGGCGTTCGACCAGATGCCGAAGCAAGGCTCGAAGCGGCCATGGCGGCTCTACCAGAACTACGTGCTCGATCTGTTCACGCTGCGCTTCGGCAACGTCGATGATGGCACGATGCGGTTCTCACGCGCGCCGAAGCCGGTGACGACCGGACGACCCCAGCTCGAGGCGGCGAATACGTTCGAGGCCGCCTGA
- a CDS encoding Rrf2 family transcriptional regulator, translating into MNTSSRFTVAIHILTLLAHGGGEQMTSEYIAGSVNTNPVVIRRLLALLREARLVTSQVGAGGGWQLARPPKGITLRDIYRAVEGGTLFPLHSNTPNPLCPVGSTIQSALTGHFEEAQLAMEKDLERTTVADLVKEIGTLRP; encoded by the coding sequence ATGAACACCAGCAGCCGCTTCACAGTCGCCATCCACATCCTCACCCTGCTCGCCCACGGCGGGGGGGAGCAGATGACGTCGGAGTACATCGCGGGGAGCGTGAACACCAACCCGGTCGTCATCCGGCGGCTGCTGGCGCTCCTGCGCGAGGCCCGGCTGGTCACCTCCCAGGTCGGCGCGGGAGGAGGCTGGCAGCTTGCCCGGCCTCCCAAGGGAATCACCTTGAGGGACATCTACCGTGCGGTGGAGGGTGGAACCCTCTTTCCCCTCCACAGCAACACGCCCAATCCCCTCTGTCCCGTGGGGAGTACCATCCAGTCCGCGCTCACCGGGCACTTCGAGGAGGCCCAGCTCGCGATGGAGAAGGACCTCGAGCGCACGACCGTCGCGGACCTCGTCAAGGAGATAGGCACGCTCCGCCCGTGA
- a CDS encoding methyl-accepting chemotaxis protein, whose product MNQETSTALRFTRSLAAKLLVALCGVISIALCVLVLVVNHQSSRVAEEQATQTVMQMAERHARIINAELDAALIPVRTLAQAFAAQKVAGLADRRLADASLQKVLAENPKLIGLWSVWEPNAFDGLDAKYVNTPGTDSTGRYIPYWNRGDGQLKLEPVVDYEKDGAGDFYLLARRSGNETLINPYAYTVAGRPVLMTSVSVPILLEGKVIGVVGADLALEQVQKQVSEITPFDTGYAVLVSNNSTFVAHPSAARRGKQLGTSPAENLMKTALSSEGALTAQVPSEVLGTGTIEVVVPLRVGETVTPWALAVFAPLDKVLAPAHELRRFTLALGAISLLALGIAVLLVIRRITKPLETISSVATRIANGDLTVALDHRSEDEIGILADAFRSMRDRLAQVIGEVREGAAALASAASQVSTTSQSLASSTSEQAATFEEMTTSLEFMSASIIKNADGSRQVEAIAHKGAVDAEESGRAVAETVEAMKQIASRISVIEEIAYQTNLLALNASIEAARAGVQGRGFAVVASEVRKLAEGSQGAAKQIVTVASNSVKIAEKSSQRLRELVPAIGTTSQLLKGVAATSSAQSSSVGQINKAMVELNEVTQRNATSAEELSSTAEEMAAQAQSLQQTVSFFRLGVAHTHEAGEVSERALFTGPGRHEPRLLQPPTGGTQ is encoded by the coding sequence ATGAACCAAGAAACTTCCACCGCCCTGCGATTCACCCGGAGCCTGGCGGCGAAACTCCTCGTCGCCCTCTGCGGTGTCATCAGCATCGCGCTCTGCGTTCTCGTTCTCGTCGTCAATCACCAGTCCTCGCGTGTCGCCGAGGAGCAGGCGACTCAGACCGTCATGCAGATGGCCGAGCGCCATGCGCGGATCATCAACGCGGAGCTCGACGCCGCGCTCATCCCCGTCCGGACGCTCGCGCAGGCGTTCGCGGCCCAGAAGGTCGCCGGTCTGGCCGATCGCCGCCTCGCCGACGCATCGCTCCAGAAGGTTCTCGCGGAGAACCCCAAGCTCATCGGCCTCTGGTCGGTGTGGGAGCCGAACGCGTTCGACGGGCTCGATGCGAAGTACGTGAACACGCCCGGCACGGACTCCACCGGACGCTACATCCCGTATTGGAACCGCGGCGACGGACAGCTCAAGCTGGAGCCAGTGGTCGATTACGAGAAGGACGGCGCGGGCGATTTCTACCTCCTCGCGCGCAGGAGCGGGAACGAGACGCTCATCAATCCCTACGCCTACACCGTGGCCGGAAGGCCGGTGCTGATGACGAGTGTGTCCGTGCCGATCCTGCTCGAGGGCAAGGTCATTGGCGTCGTCGGTGCCGATCTCGCGCTCGAGCAGGTCCAGAAGCAGGTTTCGGAGATCACCCCCTTCGATACGGGGTATGCGGTGCTCGTCTCGAACAACAGCACATTCGTCGCGCACCCGTCCGCGGCGCGACGCGGGAAGCAACTCGGCACCTCTCCCGCCGAGAACCTGATGAAGACCGCTCTCTCGAGCGAGGGCGCGCTCACCGCACAGGTCCCATCGGAGGTGCTCGGCACCGGGACGATCGAGGTGGTGGTTCCGCTCCGCGTCGGTGAGACCGTGACGCCCTGGGCGCTCGCCGTCTTCGCTCCCCTCGACAAGGTGCTCGCGCCGGCTCATGAGCTGAGGCGGTTCACGCTTGCTCTCGGAGCGATCTCGCTCCTCGCGCTCGGCATCGCCGTCCTCCTCGTGATCCGCCGCATCACGAAGCCGCTCGAGACGATCTCCTCCGTCGCCACCCGTATCGCGAACGGCGACCTGACCGTCGCTCTCGACCACCGGTCCGAGGATGAGATTGGCATTCTCGCCGATGCGTTCCGCTCGATGCGCGATCGGCTGGCGCAGGTGATTGGCGAGGTCCGCGAAGGCGCAGCGGCGCTCGCGTCGGCCGCATCGCAGGTATCGACGACATCACAGTCCCTCGCGAGCAGTACGAGCGAGCAGGCCGCGACCTTCGAGGAGATGACGACCAGCCTCGAGTTCATGAGCGCGTCCATCATCAAGAACGCCGACGGCAGCCGCCAGGTGGAGGCGATCGCTCACAAGGGAGCGGTCGATGCCGAGGAGAGCGGCCGGGCGGTGGCCGAGACGGTGGAGGCGATGAAGCAGATCGCCTCGCGTATCTCCGTCATCGAGGAGATCGCCTATCAAACGAACCTGCTCGCGCTGAATGCCTCCATCGAGGCCGCGCGGGCGGGTGTGCAGGGAAGGGGCTTCGCGGTCGTCGCGTCCGAGGTTCGCAAGCTCGCGGAGGGAAGCCAGGGCGCCGCGAAGCAGATCGTCACGGTCGCGTCGAACAGCGTGAAGATCGCCGAGAAGTCGAGCCAACGGCTGCGAGAGCTCGTCCCGGCGATCGGCACGACGTCGCAGCTGCTGAAGGGCGTTGCCGCCACCTCGAGCGCGCAGTCGTCGAGCGTCGGCCAGATCAACAAGGCGATGGTCGAGCTGAACGAGGTGACGCAGCGGAACGCGACGTCGGCGGAGGAGTTGTCGAGCACCGCCGAGGAGATGGCGGCGCAGGCGCAGAGCCTGCAGCAAACGGTGAGCTTCTTCCGCTTGGGAGTGGCCCATACCCATGAGGCCGGGGAGGTGTCGGAGCGAGCTCTATTTACCGGACCGGGCCGCCACGAGCCCCGTCTTCTTCAGCCTCCGACTGGCGGCACGCAGTAG
- a CDS encoding metal-sulfur cluster assembly factor, producing MPTEAELLARIQSIPDPCSYGAGVPLSIGEMGLLQKVENDAGRVTVRMQLTSPMCMMAAYFMREIEQRLMAEEGVASVQVEFDRAFEWKPEDICSDARQRLLERRVSMIGGRMLPRDKTPATGS from the coding sequence ATGCCGACTGAAGCGGAGTTGCTGGCTCGCATCCAGTCCATCCCGGACCCGTGCAGCTACGGCGCCGGGGTGCCGCTGAGCATCGGGGAGATGGGACTGCTCCAGAAGGTGGAGAACGACGCGGGGCGGGTGACGGTGCGCATGCAGCTCACCTCGCCCATGTGCATGATGGCCGCCTACTTCATGCGCGAAATCGAGCAGCGCCTGATGGCGGAGGAGGGTGTCGCGTCGGTCCAGGTGGAGTTCGATCGGGCCTTCGAGTGGAAGCCCGAGGACATCTGCTCCGACGCGCGCCAGCGCCTGCTGGAGCGGCGCGTGAGCATGATTGGCGGCCGCATGCTGCCCCGGGACAAGACGCCCGCGACCGGCTCCTGA
- a CDS encoding amidohydrolase family protein encodes MIGDAFVVDAVTHAYNLHPSNYRAGRYAESLAQLIFGLHTGFSGDGYRIEQAERFLKDWSVKELARILFVESDIDLAVHHVLPLQTLYSDGLCSFEKTLALRKLYPDRFLVYAGVDPLRGTAALEELEQQVEALKPSGLKLYPAAWLGESFRHTGWRMDDPTIAFPLFERARKLGIKNIAVHKGLPMGAVPLEPYKVDDIGGAADAFPELNFEIVHGGMAFLDETGMQLSLFPNVYVNLEVTGALIVKRERWFAEALAGLLKWAGPSKIMWGSGSVFCHPQPALRKFWNDFQLPDDLVSVAGMQVTPEVKRMILGENYARYAGIDIAAAKARIAHDAFSKERANGTPGPYSFREEHHAD; translated from the coding sequence GTGATTGGTGACGCCTTCGTTGTCGATGCGGTAACACATGCCTACAACCTCCATCCGTCCAACTACCGTGCGGGGAGGTACGCCGAGTCCCTGGCGCAGCTGATCTTCGGGCTTCACACCGGTTTCTCGGGGGATGGCTACCGGATCGAGCAGGCGGAGCGTTTCCTCAAGGACTGGTCCGTCAAGGAGCTGGCCCGCATCCTCTTCGTGGAGAGCGACATCGATCTCGCGGTGCACCACGTGCTGCCGTTGCAGACGCTCTACAGCGACGGGCTGTGCTCGTTCGAGAAGACACTGGCGCTTCGTAAGCTCTACCCGGACCGCTTCCTCGTCTATGCCGGAGTGGACCCGCTGCGTGGCACCGCGGCGCTGGAGGAGCTGGAGCAACAGGTGGAAGCGCTGAAGCCGAGCGGGCTGAAGCTCTATCCCGCGGCCTGGCTGGGCGAGTCGTTCCGCCACACGGGCTGGCGCATGGATGACCCGACCATCGCGTTCCCGCTCTTCGAGCGCGCGCGCAAGCTGGGCATCAAGAACATCGCGGTCCACAAGGGCCTGCCGATGGGCGCCGTGCCGCTCGAGCCCTACAAGGTGGACGACATCGGCGGCGCGGCGGATGCCTTCCCCGAGCTGAACTTCGAGATCGTCCACGGGGGCATGGCGTTCCTCGACGAGACGGGGATGCAGCTCTCCCTGTTCCCCAACGTGTACGTGAACCTCGAGGTGACGGGGGCGCTCATCGTGAAGCGCGAGCGCTGGTTCGCCGAGGCCCTGGCCGGGCTGCTCAAATGGGCGGGGCCTTCCAAGATCATGTGGGGCTCCGGCTCGGTGTTCTGCCACCCGCAGCCGGCGCTGCGGAAGTTCTGGAACGACTTCCAGCTCCCGGACGATCTGGTGAGCGTGGCGGGCATGCAGGTAACGCCCGAGGTCAAGCGGATGATTCTCGGCGAGAACTATGCCCGGTACGCGGGCATCGATATCGCCGCCGCCAAAGCCCGCATCGCCCATGACGCCTTCTCCAAGGAGCGCGCCAACGGGACGCCGGGTCCCTACAGCTTCCGGGAGGAGCACCATGCCGACTGA